The following DNA comes from Bathymodiolus thermophilus thioautotrophic gill symbiont.
TCAAGGCCACCGTTGATAAAACCCAAGTCAAGCAAGGGGACGCCGTTAATTTAACAGTAAGTATCGTCGGCAAAGGTAATTTTGAAGACATTGAAGCCTTTAAGATTGAGATTGATAATGCCACCATTTATAGTGATGATGTGGTTACCAGTTACAAAGATTGGCAGCAAAAATTTGCCATTGTTGGCGGGCAAAGTTTTGTCATACCCAGTCTAAAGCTGGATTATTTTGACAAAATAACCCAAACCAAAAAGACCATTAGCACCCAACCTATCAATATTAAAGTTGACAAGTCCAGCCCCATCATAACCGCAACAACTACAACCATTGTAAAGCCCGACAACAAAGTACCAGTCAACAGTACATTAAAATATTATTACCTCCTATTGGGGTTTATCATCGGCGCACTTGTTAGTTTTTTAAGTATAAAACTCAGTCACAGGCAAAAACCAGATAAAAATCAAGATTTAATCAAACAAATCAAATCCAGCAAGGGTAATAAAGCCTTATTTGATTTATTGTTGCCACTTAATTTGAGTGAACTTGATTCCATACTACAACAATTAGAAGCCAATCTTTACAAAGGCGAAACACATAAAATTAACAAAAAAGCCATAATTACCCTTATCCAATCAAGTAATTTTTGAGTGATTCTTGCCCGTTATTCAACATCCATGTCTCTAATGCAAGGGTCTCTGTTATAATATCGCCATGATTAAACTTACTGAATATAGTCACGGACAAGGGTGCGGTTGCAAGATATCGCCCAAAGTTTTGGATACGATTTTAGCCTCATCTATCGATGAAATTGTTGACCCTAATTTATTGGTGGGCAACCATTCCCGTGATGATGCTGCTGTGTATGATTTGGGCAATGGCGAGGCGGTTATTAGCACTACCGACTTTTTTATGCCGATTGTTGATGATCCATTTACCTTTGGGCGAATTGCCGCAACTAATGCGATTAGCGATGTGTATGCAATGGGTGGCGTGCCACTGATGGCAATTGCTATTTTTGGCTGGCCACTGGATAAACTGCCTGCTGAAGTAGGGCAACAGGTTATCGAAGGCGGTCGTAGCGTGTGCCAAGCAGCGGGTATGATGCTTGCAGGCGGACACAGTATTGACTCGCCTGAGCCGATTTTCGGTTTGTCAGTAACAGGCAGGGTGACAATTAAACATCTAAAAGAAAATTCAACCGCCAAAGTGGGGGACAAAATATATCTTACCAAGCCCCTAGGTATTGGCATTTTAACAACCGCACAAAAACAAAAGAAAATTACCCTTGAAGATGAAAAGCGTGCCATTGACACCATGTGTCAACTCAATGATATTGGTGCCAAATTAGCCAAAATTAAAGGTATTCATGCCATGACTGATGTGACAGGCTTTGGGTTAGGCGGGCATTTGTCGGAAGTTTGTTTGGGTTCTCAAGTGTCAGCAACGATTGAATACAACAAAGTGCCAACACTACCTAATATTAAAGACTACCTGGCCAACGGTTGCTCACCGGGTGGTGCACAACGCAATTTTGAAAGTTACGGACAGCATCTTGGTCACATGAACAATGAAATGCAATCTATTATTTGCGACCCGCAAACCAGCGGTGGCTTGTTAATTATGGTATCTAATGATGCCGAATCTGAATTTCATCAAGTTATGCAAAAATCAGGTTTTGATTTGGAGGCCATTGGTGAGATTGTTAAAAGCAACGGCCAGCCTATTGTACAAATTAATGCCTGAATTAACGCAAATTACCGATTTTACTCGCCTGTTTTCCAACAATATCCCCCTTATAGACAGTAGGGCACCAATTGAATTTAAACAAGGTGCTTTTCCGCATACACACAATCTTATATTGATGAACGATGAGGAGCGTGAGGAGATAGGTACTTGCTACAAAAACAAAGGTCAGGCGCAAGCCATTGGGCTTGGACACCAATTGGTGCAAGGCAAAGTAAAAGACCAGCGTATAGAAGCGTGGCTTGAGTTTGTTAAAAACAACCCGAACGGCGCCCTGTACTGCTTTCGTGGTGGATTGCGTAGCCAAATTGCCCAGCAATGGATTTATGAGGCTTCTGGTATTGATTATCCGCGCATTACTGGTGGTTACAAGGCATTGCGTCGGTTTCTTATTGAGGAAACGGATAGAATTATGCAGAAAATCACACCTGTTGTTATTGGCGGACAAACAGGTTGCGGTAAAACTTTGTTGCTTAATAAGTTTAAAAATACCATTGATTTAGAAGGTTTGGCAAACCACCGTGGCTCCGCCTTTGGCAACACCACCACACCACAACCCACACAGATTAATTTTGAAAACACCTTGGCGATTGAACTTATTAAACAACAGCATTGTGCCCATTTAATTTTTGAAGATGAAGGTGCAAACATCGGTGCTAATCATATTCCTGATTGCATACAAGTCAAAACTAGACAAGCCGATTTAATTCTGCTTGACGCTAGCACCGAACAACGACTTCAAGTTAGCATGGATGCGTATGTAATTGATATGTGCCAAAATTTCATAAAACTTGACAGTCAACACGGCTTTAGCAATTTTGCTAATTATTGGCTAACTAGCCTAGAAAAAATCCAAAAACGCCTAGGTTTGGAGCGCTATCAGGCGCTATTGAAGAAGGTAAATACAGCGCTTTCAATGTATCAAGAGCAGGACAATGCCACAGGTTTTTACCCAGTAATTGAAGAATTATTGGTAGATTATTACGACCCAATGTATGATTATCAAATCCAAAAAAAGATGGACAGAGTGGTATTCAAAGGCAATGCTGAAGAAGTATTGTCTTACTTGAAAACCTTTGCATAAATTATAAACCCCAACAATTCTGGACAACAATTTAATTTTCCTTGTTTTAAACCCGTTAAACTAAACAAAAAAAATGATTAAAAACGAACCAAATGCACATTTACATTAAGACGCCTGAACTATTACAAAATGAACAAACCTTATCAGCGTAGCAGCAATAGATTAGATCATGTCAATGGCTAAAGTCTAAGTGTGTTAAAACCCGCATTGGCGAATTAAATTTATCAGTACCCCAAACAAGAAATTGTGATTTTTACCCTAATTGCCTGGAAAGAAGTTTACTTAACCAGATATTTAACACCTGCCTAGAAAATAGCTGAATTGGAAAAAGTGGCTTGAAATGTGTCCAAGTAAATTAGACCAGTTTAGCATCTAAAGAAATTGGTTAAATTTTTTACAGACTTGTTATAAGAGAGTCAATATCACGACTAGCATTAAAAATAAACAACACTTCTACAGTTTGTTTACCGTCTAAAACGCGGTAGTAATTATTGTAACTACCATGTGAGAAAATTCTAATTTCCTTGTCTAAATCTAAATTTTCCACTACTTTTCCCGAATATGGAAAAATTGATAATGTCTTTTTTAATGAGGTTGTTAATTCCTTGACAAAACTACCCGCTTTAACGGGTTTGTCTAAGGCAATATAATCAGAAATTTCCAGTAATCCATCTACGGCATTTTGAGAGAATACCGCTTTGCAGTGATTCATTTTTTGTTTTTGGCTAGTATTCTTTGCCCTGCTTCATTTTTCAAATCCTCAATAAATTCATCAGTCAGTTCATATGTTTTACCAACTTTGGCATCAGCCAAACCAGCTTTAACACCTGCCTTAATTGTTTCCCTCATAGAATCTGCCAGTTCAAATATAGCCGGCAAGTTTTCCATAGAAAGCATCACTCCAACAGGATGAGTTTTGTGCTTCTTTTGAAGTAATTGTTTTCATGCGCATAACTCCAAAAATTAATGACAATGTAGTTATTGTAGTTACTTCAAAGAAAAATCAAAACTTTTTACGAAATTTATCTACGCCGATAATTGAGAAACAACTACAAATATCAAAATCGATATACTTAAAGAGACCTTTGCATAAATATGGATGATTAGCAAAATTCAATTTTTATCTAATTGGTAATTGTCCTAGCAGGGCTAAGGCTGGGTTTAAAAAATTACCAAGTGGGTGAAAAGTGGATTCTTGATGATTACTCATATTTATGTAAAGGTCTCTTAAAATAACAATCCTCCCAATCAAGGGTTTTTAAGTTTTGTAATACCCATAAAACCACACCACCCATAAGCAGAAAATCCTGCTCCAATCCACTGCTATCAATCCATTTTAAAAAGTTGTCAGAAAAGGGTAATGTATTTTATGTAAAGGTCTTGCTTAAATGAAAAATCAATCAAGTAAAATCACGCAAGCCTATTTTAATATCTGTAATTGGTTTTGCCTGACAAGCAAGAATTTCCCCTGGCGAGAGTGGCACCAAGCAATCTTCGTGCATTACATCACCCGATAAAAGTTGCAATATGCAAGAGCCACAATGCCCTTGTCGGCAAGAATAATCAATCAGCACATTATGCACCTCCAATTCACTCAGAATTGAGCGCTCACCAAATACATACAGCGATTCGGTCTTGCCATTGATATTGTCAACTTCTATTTTTAACATGCGTTATAATTTGAAATCACCAAAATCAGCGTCTTTCTCGTCTAGCGTGTTGTCAATAGCACTAACCAAATACGAGGTGATTTCGGTTTCTTGTGGCGCAACTTGAACATTGTCAGAATCTAACCAGTGGTTAATCCACGGCAGGGGATTGGTGCGATCATCGAAGAAAAGAGGGAGGTTAAGGGCTTTCATACGCACATTGGTAATGTATTCCAGATACTGCTTAAGGATTTCGGCGTTCAGGCCAATCATTGAGCCATCACGGAATAAATATTCTGCCCAGTCTTTTTCTTGTTCACAGGCTTCTTTAAACATGGCAATGACTTCTCCTTCACATTCTTTGGCAATTTTTTGCATATCAACATCATCCTTGCCTTCACGCATTAAATTAAGTATATGTTGCGTACCTGCAAGGTGTAATGCTTCATCACGGGCAATCATTTTGATAATTTTGGCATTGCCTTCCATTACTTTGCGTTCGGCAAAAGCAAATGAACAGGCAAAACTCACATAAAAGCGCACCGCTTCAAGGATATTAACCGACATAATGGTGAGATAAAGTTGTTTTTTTAAGGCATACAGTTCTATTGACATTTCATGTCCTTGAGCTGTTATCTTGCCTGTGCCGTGTAATAAATACGCCTGAGTGTATTTAATCAACTCATCGTAGTGTTTGGAGACACTCTCGGCACGCTTAATAATTTCATCAGTTTTCATAATATCATCAAACACCACACCCGGCTCATTGACAATAGCACGAATAATATGTGTATAAGAACGAGAATGAATGGTTTCAGAAAACGACCAAGTTTCAATCCAGTTTTCCAATTCTGGCAAAGAAACAATCGGCAAAAAGGCAATACTAGGGCTTCTACCTTGCACAGAATCAAGCAAAATCTGGTATTGCAAATTGGAAATAAAAATATGTTTTTCATTGGGCAATAACTTGGAAAAATCTATTTTATCCTTAGAAACATCAATTTCCTCAGGTCGCCAAAAAAACGAAAGTTGCTTTTCAGTAAGCTTTTCAAATATCTCAAACTTTTGTTTATCAAAGCGTGCCACATTTACGCTACGACCAAAAAACATCGGCTCGGTT
Coding sequences within:
- the selD gene encoding selenide, water dikinase SelD; the encoded protein is MIKLTEYSHGQGCGCKISPKVLDTILASSIDEIVDPNLLVGNHSRDDAAVYDLGNGEAVISTTDFFMPIVDDPFTFGRIAATNAISDVYAMGGVPLMAIAIFGWPLDKLPAEVGQQVIEGGRSVCQAAGMMLAGGHSIDSPEPIFGLSVTGRVTIKHLKENSTAKVGDKIYLTKPLGIGILTTAQKQKKITLEDEKRAIDTMCQLNDIGAKLAKIKGIHAMTDVTGFGLGGHLSEVCLGSQVSATIEYNKVPTLPNIKDYLANGCSPGGAQRNFESYGQHLGHMNNEMQSIICDPQTSGGLLIMVSNDAESEFHQVMQKSGFDLEAIGEIVKSNGQPIVQINA
- the mnmH gene encoding tRNA 2-selenouridine(34) synthase MnmH — protein: MPELTQITDFTRLFSNNIPLIDSRAPIEFKQGAFPHTHNLILMNDEEREEIGTCYKNKGQAQAIGLGHQLVQGKVKDQRIEAWLEFVKNNPNGALYCFRGGLRSQIAQQWIYEASGIDYPRITGGYKALRRFLIEETDRIMQKITPVVIGGQTGCGKTLLLNKFKNTIDLEGLANHRGSAFGNTTTPQPTQINFENTLAIELIKQQHCAHLIFEDEGANIGANHIPDCIQVKTRQADLILLDASTEQRLQVSMDAYVIDMCQNFIKLDSQHGFSNFANYWLTSLEKIQKRLGLERYQALLKKVNTALSMYQEQDNATGFYPVIEELLVDYYDPMYDYQIQKKMDRVVFKGNAEEVLSYLKTFA
- a CDS encoding type II toxin-antitoxin system RelE/ParE family toxin, with the translated sequence MNHCKAVFSQNAVDGLLEISDYIALDKPVKAGSFVKELTTSLKKTLSIFPYSGKVVENLDLDKEIRIFSHGSYNNYYRVLDGKQTVEVLFIFNASRDIDSLITSL
- a CDS encoding 2Fe-2S iron-sulfur cluster-binding protein, encoding MLKIEVDNINGKTESLYVFGERSILSELEVHNVLIDYSCRQGHCGSCILQLLSGDVMHEDCLVPLSPGEILACQAKPITDIKIGLRDFT
- the nrdB gene encoding class Ia ribonucleoside-diphosphate reductase subunit beta, yielding MSYSIFSKEVGDTLTEPMFFGRSVNVARFDKQKFEIFEKLTEKQLSFFWRPEEIDVSKDKIDFSKLLPNEKHIFISNLQYQILLDSVQGRSPSIAFLPIVSLPELENWIETWSFSETIHSRSYTHIIRAIVNEPGVVFDDIMKTDEIIKRAESVSKHYDELIKYTQAYLLHGTGKITAQGHEMSIELYALKKQLYLTIMSVNILEAVRFYVSFACSFAFAERKVMEGNAKIIKMIARDEALHLAGTQHILNLMREGKDDVDMQKIAKECEGEVIAMFKEACEQEKDWAEYLFRDGSMIGLNAEILKQYLEYITNVRMKALNLPLFFDDRTNPLPWINHWLDSDNVQVAPQETEITSYLVSAIDNTLDEKDADFGDFKL